In a genomic window of Magnolia sinica isolate HGM2019 chromosome 14, MsV1, whole genome shotgun sequence:
- the LOC131226156 gene encoding uncharacterized protein LOC131226156, with the protein MDFFKSILSDDPEPSDPENSSKSPKHPYPDPEDQNADQNPKPNPSFNPSSSAWSFGGLIKTLATKSESVIDTYRRDLDEFRSGLQQETAAIREAAARAVKDLPGSLDAGASAATDSLESVGQAIDSFGSSVWRGTAEIISQGKEALLQAEHDSDSSDAQSTAAPALNSRRYSRFESQVMGIQSDPGTYCEDPEDEEEFKKWKSGFELEEKRDEIESLISENGIMEGIYAKLVPNAVDDETFWCRYFYRLHKLKLVEDARANLVKRVISREDEEELSWEVDDDDEEEVKEETRVMENRESEKKESPEREISDVGFAAGPISDNASGSQLLLYRKEEALESNSDESGIRSDEKVSLEGKTEACESSKDSDFSVVSSQLSHEEDELGWDEIEDLGSIDEKKTATSGSPNKADLRKRLSAADEDEDLSWDIEDDEPVKK; encoded by the coding sequence ATGGATTTCTTCAAATCCATTCTCTCAGACGACCCTGAACCCTCAGATCCCGAAAACTCCTCCAAATCCCCAAAACATCCATATCCAGATCCAGAAGATCAAAATGCggatcaaaaccctaaacctaaccctagctTTAATCCCTCTTCCAGCGCCTGGTCCTTCGGTGGCCTGATCAAAACCCTAGCCACGAAATCCGAATCCGTCATCGACACGTACCGCCGCGATCTCGATGAATTCCGATCCGGCCTCCAGCAAGAGACTGCCGCGATCCGAGAAGCCGCCGCCCGGGCCGTCAAGGACCTCCCGGGATCCCTTGACGCAGGCGCTTCTGCCGCCACCGACTCCCTCGAGTCCGTCGGCCAGGCCATTGACAGCTTCGGCAGCTCCGTCTGGCGAGGGACGGCCGAGATTATTTCCCAGGGCAAGGAAGCCCTCCTGCAGGCCGAGCATGACAGCGACTCGTCCGATGCCCAGAGCACGGCTGCCCCCGCCCTGAATTCGAGGCGGTACAGCCGGTTCGAGTCACAGGTTATGGGAATTCAGTCCGATCCGGGCACGTACTGTGAAGACCCagaggacgaggaggagttcAAGAAATGGAAATCTGGGTTTGAATTGGAGGAGAAAAGGGATGAGATTGAGAGCTTGATCAGCGAGAATGGGATTATGGAGGGGATTTATGCGAAGCTCGTGCCAAATGCCGTTGATGATGAGACATTCTGGTGTCGGTACTTTTATCGGCTTCATAAGCTTAAGCTGGTGGAGGATGCAAGAGCTAATCTCGTGAAGCGAGTGATTTCGAGGGAAGACGAAGAGGAATTGAGTTGGGAAgttgacgatgatgatgaagaagaagtgaaGGAGGAGACCCGTGTCATGGAAAACCGAGAGTCGGAGAAGAAAGAGAGTCCCGAGAGAGAAATCAGCGATGTGGGTTTTGCTGCGGGGCCCATTAGTGATAATGCGTCCGGTTCACAATTGCTGTTATACAGGAAAGAAGAGGCCCTTGAATCAAACAGTGATGAATCAGGGATTAGATCTGATGAGAAAGTGTCTTTGGAAGGGAAAACAGAGGCCTGCGAATCAAGCAAAGACAGTGATTTTTCAGTTGTGTCAAGTCAGTTGTCGCATGAGGAGGATGAGCTCGGGTGGGATGAGATCGAGGATCTTGGGAGCATTGATGAGAAGAAAACAGCTACCAGTGGGAGCCCAAACAAGGCCGATCTGCGGAAGCGGCTGAGTGCTGCtgatgaagatgaagatttgaGTTGGGATATTGAAGATGATGAGCCTGTCAAGAAATGA